The following coding sequences are from one Thermocrinis jamiesonii window:
- a CDS encoding CinA family protein, which produces MIVGLCKNEFAEGYILRTFGLDAKSLTYSQVVNWIGGVDIYFKDEESWQRAKESLGFYVYADRRVEMEEVVGELLRERGLKLAVAESCTAGLLSARLVNVPGSSNYFVGGFVVYSNELKTKLLSVKKELLEKYGAVSEEVCRAMCISALEETDADIAVAITGIAGPSTSERKPVGLTYISLCTDKEVYVERHILRFSRNENRFLATQLALNLIRKFLLGVLK; this is translated from the coding sequence GTGATAGTTGGGTTGTGTAAGAATGAATTTGCGGAAGGATACATACTCAGAACCTTTGGCTTAGATGCGAAGTCTTTAACTTATTCTCAAGTGGTAAATTGGATTGGAGGGGTGGATATATACTTTAAGGACGAAGAGTCTTGGCAAAGGGCTAAGGAAAGTCTTGGTTTTTACGTGTATGCGGACAGAAGGGTGGAAATGGAAGAGGTGGTGGGAGAGCTGTTGAGGGAAAGGGGGCTTAAACTTGCTGTGGCAGAAAGCTGTACAGCGGGTTTGCTTTCCGCTCGTCTCGTAAATGTTCCAGGAAGCAGTAATTACTTTGTAGGTGGTTTTGTGGTGTATTCTAACGAGTTAAAAACCAAGCTTTTGAGCGTAAAAAAGGAACTGCTGGAAAAATACGGAGCGGTTTCCGAAGAAGTTTGTAGGGCTATGTGCATATCCGCTTTGGAAGAGACTGATGCGGATATAGCAGTTGCCATAACTGGCATAGCTGGTCCATCAACAAGCGAAAGAAAGCCCGTAGGACTTACATACATAAGTTTATGCACGGACAAAGAGGTTTATGTTGAAAGGCACATCCTGCGTTTTAGCAGAAACGAAAATCGCTTTTTGGCAACCCAACTTGCCCTAAACCTAATAAGAAAATTTCTTTTGGGAGTTTTAAAATGA
- a CDS encoding OmpP1/FadL family transporter: protein MKKKALLVVALLGLSGSSLATNGDNLIGVSPASRGMGGIGVGMPVGPTDTIFRNPAWMSYYKGFNLSFGGILFMPKVKAKSNVTPYAPPVPPPASATSEADFFVVPEVGIVHQINDKLSFGIGAFGVSGMGVDYRNKDPLLANMHTTFQFMRVIPALSYKINSAIYVSGAVHLAYGSLDMGANLCFDVNGNNAPNPGECWNAGGGQSQTYGVGVQIGLAYNMGDFLYAGLTYQSPVNMTYKRVFDSNGDGAFEDFKLTQPLELAFGLGIKPMENFKVGMDIRWINWGDAKGYKHFQWKDQWVIAVGGEFKPTQKLALRAGYNYGKSPIRGGAKNLMNANNIPNLTAPFSDFQIALFNLVGFPAITEHHITLGLGYEFTKNFGIDIAYKHAFNKKVRATDNMGMGFEVEAQNSQNAISIGLNWKF, encoded by the coding sequence ATGAAGAAAAAAGCCCTTTTAGTGGTGGCACTTTTAGGACTTTCTGGCTCATCCCTTGCTACCAACGGGGACAACCTAATAGGTGTCTCTCCCGCCTCAAGGGGTATGGGTGGTATAGGTGTAGGTATGCCCGTAGGTCCCACCGATACCATCTTTAGAAACCCAGCTTGGATGAGCTACTACAAAGGCTTTAACCTAAGCTTTGGTGGAATTTTATTTATGCCAAAGGTAAAGGCAAAATCTAATGTCACACCTTATGCACCACCTGTACCCCCACCAGCATCAGCTACCAGCGAAGCGGACTTTTTCGTAGTCCCAGAGGTTGGAATAGTCCATCAAATAAATGACAAGTTAAGTTTTGGAATAGGTGCCTTTGGTGTCTCTGGTATGGGTGTGGATTACAGAAACAAAGACCCACTCCTTGCTAACATGCACACCACGTTTCAGTTCATGAGAGTGATCCCAGCCCTTTCTTACAAAATAAACTCCGCTATATACGTGTCTGGTGCTGTTCATCTGGCTTACGGTTCTTTAGACATGGGGGCTAATTTGTGTTTTGACGTTAATGGTAATAATGCTCCGAATCCTGGGGAATGCTGGAACGCTGGAGGTGGCCAATCTCAAACATACGGCGTAGGTGTTCAGATAGGCTTAGCTTACAACATGGGAGACTTCCTTTACGCAGGTTTGACTTACCAAAGCCCAGTGAATATGACCTATAAAAGGGTTTTTGATAGTAACGGGGATGGCGCCTTTGAAGACTTCAAACTCACTCAACCGCTGGAGCTTGCCTTTGGTTTGGGTATAAAGCCTATGGAAAACTTCAAAGTGGGTATGGACATAAGATGGATAAACTGGGGAGATGCAAAGGGATACAAACACTTTCAGTGGAAGGATCAGTGGGTCATAGCCGTAGGTGGTGAGTTCAAACCAACCCAAAAGCTTGCCCTCAGGGCTGGCTATAACTACGGAAAGTCCCCTATAAGAGGTGGGGCTAAAAATCTAATGAACGCTAACAACATACCTAATCTTACCGCACCATTTAGTGATTTTCAAATAGCCCTCTTCAATCTTGTAGGCTTTCCAGCTATTACAGAACACCACATTACCCTTGGTCTTGGCTATGAATTTACCAAGAACTTTGGTATAGACATCGCTTACAAGCATGCGTTCAACAAGAAGGTAAGGGCAACTGATAACATGGGTATGGGGTTTGAGGTTGAAGCCCAAAACTCCCAAAACGCTATATCCATCGGTTTGAACTGGAAGTTCTAA
- the hslU gene encoding ATP-dependent protease ATPase subunit HslU, whose amino-acid sequence MEEKSLMPTLEELTPRRIVEELSKYVIGQEEAKKAVAIALRNRWRRQKLPPHLRDEIAPKNLLMIGPTGVGKTEIARRLAQLIKAPFVKVEATKYTEVGYVGRDVESMVRELVEVSYQMVKQERMQEVRERAKKNAEDRLIDYLISQQLSFGSRISQSTANRSVIREKLRKGEFDDRVIEIEVQEKFSPVLGIMGPPGFEELEDQLRNLLGGMVPLRRRRKVKVKEALQILEQEEAEKLIDQEEIASEAVYRAENFGIIFIDEIDKIAIKTPGVGPGVSREGVQRDLLPIVEGTVVRTKYGPVRTDHILFISAGAFHMSKPSDLIPELQGRFPIRVELKPLTKEDFARILVEPKNALVKQYVELLKTEGVDLEFTHDAIEEIASIAEEINNKMENIGARRLYTIMERLLEDISFNAPELSGQRIIIDSKFVRAKLSDFVKDVELSRYIL is encoded by the coding sequence ATGGAAGAGAAAAGTTTGATGCCTACCTTAGAAGAGCTAACACCCAGAAGAATTGTAGAGGAGCTGAGCAAATACGTTATTGGACAAGAAGAGGCAAAAAAAGCAGTTGCAATAGCCTTAAGAAACAGGTGGAGAAGGCAAAAGTTACCTCCCCATCTGAGGGATGAGATTGCACCAAAGAACCTTTTGATGATAGGTCCCACGGGTGTTGGAAAGACCGAGATAGCAAGAAGATTAGCCCAGCTTATCAAGGCTCCCTTTGTCAAGGTAGAGGCTACCAAATATACTGAAGTGGGTTATGTGGGTAGGGACGTGGAATCTATGGTAAGGGAGCTGGTGGAGGTTTCCTATCAGATGGTAAAGCAAGAACGAATGCAGGAGGTTAGAGAGAGGGCAAAGAAAAATGCAGAAGATAGGTTAATTGATTACCTAATATCCCAACAGCTCAGTTTTGGCTCAAGAATCTCCCAAAGCACAGCCAACAGATCTGTTATCAGAGAAAAACTCAGAAAAGGGGAATTTGACGACAGGGTTATAGAAATAGAAGTTCAGGAGAAGTTTTCTCCCGTATTGGGCATAATGGGTCCGCCGGGCTTTGAAGAGCTAGAAGATCAACTCAGAAATCTACTGGGTGGTATGGTTCCCCTAAGGAGAAGAAGAAAGGTAAAGGTTAAAGAAGCTCTGCAAATACTGGAACAAGAAGAAGCGGAGAAACTGATAGACCAAGAGGAAATAGCATCGGAAGCTGTTTATAGAGCAGAAAACTTTGGCATTATATTTATTGACGAGATAGACAAAATAGCGATAAAGACGCCTGGAGTTGGTCCAGGCGTTTCCCGAGAGGGTGTGCAAAGGGACCTTTTGCCCATAGTGGAGGGGACGGTTGTTAGAACAAAGTATGGACCAGTAAGGACTGACCACATACTGTTTATATCAGCTGGTGCATTTCATATGTCCAAACCCTCTGATCTTATTCCTGAACTGCAAGGGCGCTTTCCTATAAGGGTGGAGCTAAAACCACTGACTAAGGAAGACTTTGCGCGCATTTTGGTGGAACCCAAAAATGCATTGGTTAAACAATACGTAGAGCTTCTAAAAACGGAAGGGGTAGATTTAGAATTTACCCATGATGCGATAGAGGAGATCGCTTCAATAGCGGAAGAGATAAACAACAAGATGGAAAACATAGGAGCAAGGCGGTTATACACCATAATGGAGCGACTGTTGGAGGATATATCCTTCAATGCTCCTGAACTCTCAGGACAGCGTATCATAATAGACAGTAAGTTTGTTAGAGCCAAGCTGTCCGATTTTGTAAAAGATGTAGAACTTTCAAGGTATATTCTATGA
- the glnE gene encoding bifunctional [glutamate--ammonia ligase]-adenylyl-L-tyrosine phosphorylase/[glutamate--ammonia-ligase] adenylyltransferase, giving the protein MIPTQWWLSAQRYLLNPKRAEESFTELLKRHPEPKTLLDYLNERRFILLLKLMDQSECIRKFLINHPEDFQRVIPGLWYVSKRKEDYLRELKNIVSDSLDDEKFSKSLAYYRHRELMRLLSKEILGTANLEDILREYSELPDAMLELAYSRAFREAVERYGEPKEENGKTASACIIALGKLGSYELNYYSDIDLMFIHSSDKGSAGKLTLVEFFHKVFQKLVSLMTTQTEEGKPYEVDLDLRPFGKSGPISMSLRSAELYYESYGRMWERFALLRARYSAGDEELFKTFDREVRQPFVFRKYVDYRVLEEIRLIKAQINAQAKSKLMNRTNVKTGEGGIRELEFMVQAMVILLGGKYPFLRESNTFRALWKLNQKGVFSDEEVKFLEKAYTFLRKLEHTIQLRNCLQTQSFSESEATQIAKLMGLEEKEFLSMFRTYTQKVSSMFYGILPAQEEQEIDPIMAVLLNGDADAGKEILSSLGFKNPTRAFNILLNYTQGTVGIGLSSEERKQLIKILPQMVNHIAKTPDPDETLNNLDKFFSNPTGRRVILSKSKEDFRLKLCKVFSLSSYLSTLISRNPDLVEDVLTLYQDYPEEEELEEEFEKYKEILSLSAENLFRRFKTVWEVRIALVYLLKQEDRYTKLEKFFNRLTLLADFLMKKLWEHLKIKDHSLVLYALGKYGSMELTIGSDLDLVFVGKSPSLEEIKLAQQMIKFITLHTSEGYLYKLDFRLRPMGSKGELLPSISFYRDYYERTARTWERIAWTRARFIVGDTALKEEFESILKDFLFGKPITEKERREIRDMRFALEGNAKKDKDVVDIKFGKGGLIDGEFLIQFYMLLEGIREPSMLKACRLLMSKHELLKEVYDIYLFLRLVETRHRLSKENAGSVLNSKDRQRVASSIGMNPEDFEEKLFESLRRMREIFLEVFD; this is encoded by the coding sequence ATGATACCTACTCAGTGGTGGCTCTCTGCACAGAGGTATCTGTTAAATCCCAAAAGGGCAGAGGAGTCCTTTACAGAACTTTTGAAAAGACATCCAGAACCTAAAACTCTTTTGGACTATCTGAACGAAAGAAGGTTTATCCTTCTTCTAAAGCTAATGGACCAGTCCGAATGCATACGGAAGTTTTTGATCAATCATCCCGAAGATTTCCAAAGGGTGATCCCGGGTCTTTGGTATGTGTCCAAAAGAAAAGAAGATTACCTGAGGGAGCTTAAAAATATCGTAAGTGATTCGTTGGACGATGAAAAGTTTTCCAAGAGTTTAGCTTATTATCGCCACAGAGAGCTTATGAGACTTTTATCAAAGGAAATACTTGGCACCGCAAACTTAGAGGACATTCTAAGGGAATACTCCGAGCTTCCGGATGCTATGTTAGAGTTGGCTTATTCAAGAGCCTTTCGGGAAGCGGTGGAAAGATACGGAGAGCCAAAGGAGGAAAATGGAAAAACCGCCAGCGCATGTATAATAGCCCTTGGCAAGCTCGGTAGCTATGAACTCAACTATTACTCAGACATAGACCTAATGTTTATACACTCTTCTGACAAAGGCAGTGCGGGGAAGCTAACCCTTGTGGAGTTCTTTCACAAAGTTTTCCAAAAGTTGGTAAGCCTTATGACTACCCAAACAGAAGAGGGCAAACCCTACGAGGTAGATTTGGACCTCAGGCCCTTTGGAAAATCTGGACCTATAAGCATGTCTTTGAGAAGTGCAGAGCTTTACTACGAATCCTACGGTAGGATGTGGGAGAGGTTTGCCCTTCTTAGGGCTCGCTACAGCGCAGGAGACGAAGAGCTTTTTAAGACCTTTGATAGGGAAGTAAGACAACCCTTTGTGTTCAGAAAATACGTGGATTACAGAGTCCTTGAGGAAATAAGACTAATAAAAGCTCAGATAAATGCGCAGGCAAAAAGCAAGCTCATGAACCGCACAAACGTAAAAACTGGCGAGGGGGGAATAAGAGAATTGGAGTTTATGGTTCAGGCAATGGTTATCCTTCTTGGTGGAAAGTATCCTTTTCTTAGGGAGAGCAATACCTTTAGGGCACTTTGGAAACTAAATCAGAAAGGTGTGTTTTCTGACGAAGAGGTAAAGTTCTTGGAGAAAGCATACACCTTTTTAAGAAAGCTGGAGCACACTATACAGCTAAGAAATTGTCTGCAAACCCAGAGCTTTAGCGAGTCTGAAGCCACTCAAATAGCCAAGCTTATGGGTTTAGAAGAAAAAGAGTTTCTTTCAATGTTTAGGACTTACACCCAAAAGGTAAGCAGTATGTTTTATGGTATCCTGCCTGCACAAGAAGAGCAAGAGATTGACCCTATTATGGCTGTGCTCTTAAACGGCGATGCGGATGCGGGAAAAGAGATTTTATCTTCCTTAGGATTTAAAAATCCAACAAGGGCATTTAACATACTTTTAAACTACACACAAGGAACGGTGGGCATAGGGCTCTCTTCAGAAGAGAGGAAACAGCTTATAAAGATCTTACCTCAAATGGTCAATCACATAGCAAAAACGCCAGACCCAGACGAAACTTTGAACAACTTGGATAAGTTCTTTTCTAATCCTACGGGAAGGAGGGTGATTCTAAGCAAATCAAAGGAAGACTTTAGGTTAAAGCTCTGCAAAGTCTTCTCTTTGTCTTCCTATCTTTCCACTTTGATAAGCAGGAATCCGGATTTGGTGGAGGATGTGCTAACGCTGTATCAGGATTATCCGGAAGAAGAAGAACTTGAAGAGGAGTTTGAAAAATATAAGGAAATCCTTAGTTTGAGTGCGGAAAATCTGTTTAGAAGGTTTAAAACTGTTTGGGAAGTGCGCATAGCTTTGGTCTATCTTTTGAAGCAAGAAGATAGATACACAAAACTTGAAAAGTTTTTTAACCGCCTTACCCTTCTTGCGGACTTTTTAATGAAAAAACTTTGGGAACACCTGAAAATAAAAGATCACAGCTTAGTGCTGTATGCCTTGGGCAAATATGGAAGCATGGAGCTTACCATTGGTTCAGATTTAGATTTGGTGTTTGTTGGAAAGTCCCCGAGCTTAGAAGAAATAAAGTTAGCCCAGCAGATGATAAAGTTCATAACCCTGCACACCTCAGAAGGATATCTCTACAAGCTTGACTTTAGGCTAAGACCTATGGGTAGCAAAGGAGAACTTTTGCCGTCCATAAGCTTTTACAGGGATTACTACGAAAGAACCGCCAGAACTTGGGAGAGGATCGCCTGGACCAGGGCAAGGTTCATCGTGGGAGATACCGCTTTAAAGGAAGAGTTTGAATCTATTCTTAAAGACTTCCTTTTTGGCAAACCCATCACAGAAAAGGAGAGGAGAGAAATAAGGGATATGCGCTTTGCCTTAGAAGGCAACGCAAAAAAAGATAAAGATGTGGTTGATATAAAGTTTGGAAAAGGCGGTCTTATAGACGGGGAGTTTTTGATCCAGTTTTATATGCTTTTGGAAGGTATAAGGGAACCTTCAATGTTAAAAGCCTGCAGGTTGCTGATGTCAAAGCACGAGCTTCTTAAAGAAGTTTATGACATATACCTTTTTCTCCGGCTTGTGGAAACAAGACACAGGCTATCTAAGGAAAATGCAGGATCTGTCTTAAACAGTAAGGACAGACAGAGGGTAGCTTCTTCTATTGGCATGAATCCAGAAGACTTTGAGGAAAAGCTTTTTGAAAGTCTAAGGAGAATGCGGGAGATCTTCTTAGAAGTTTTTGACTAA
- a CDS encoding ROK family protein: protein MKKGIDIGGSFIKVLWEDGRREKVYVRDVSQNKEAFVEKLREIIREGNPTKAGIAVAGFTSLEGVVYRSPNIPALDGVDIKRILLEEGISGIVLNDVSAGAFGEWYYDHRDSKNLLFVAIGTGLGAGFVCEGEVFLGSCGSALELGHHIVEKDGELCSCGRRGCLEAYCSSYGLERIYKKLSGESLKDYQIVLRAKEGDQRALEAIKTFKDYLTIGLMNAIHILNPDRVVLGGGLIQQLREFMDDLETRLRGTVETLPSQCFKLSFSKCGEFCMARGALALTLMDDR from the coding sequence ATGAAGAAAGGGATTGATATTGGCGGATCTTTCATAAAGGTCCTTTGGGAGGATGGAAGGCGGGAAAAGGTCTATGTAAGGGATGTATCTCAAAACAAAGAGGCTTTTGTTGAAAAACTGAGGGAAATTATAAGGGAAGGGAATCCTACAAAGGCAGGTATAGCGGTAGCTGGTTTTACTTCTTTAGAAGGTGTGGTCTATAGGTCTCCAAACATACCTGCATTGGACGGGGTTGATATAAAGAGGATCCTTTTAGAAGAAGGCATAAGCGGAATAGTGCTAAATGATGTAAGCGCTGGTGCCTTTGGAGAGTGGTATTACGATCACAGGGACAGTAAAAACCTTCTTTTTGTAGCCATAGGCACAGGTTTGGGGGCTGGTTTTGTTTGCGAAGGGGAAGTTTTTTTAGGCAGTTGTGGAAGCGCTTTAGAACTTGGGCATCACATAGTGGAGAAAGATGGAGAGCTTTGCAGTTGTGGAAGGCGTGGATGTTTGGAAGCTTACTGTTCTTCTTACGGATTGGAAAGGATATACAAAAAGCTCTCTGGGGAAAGCTTAAAAGACTATCAGATAGTGTTAAGGGCAAAGGAAGGAGACCAAAGGGCATTGGAGGCTATAAAGACCTTTAAGGACTACCTTACCATAGGCTTGATGAACGCCATTCATATACTAAACCCAGATAGGGTAGTTTTGGGAGGCGGGCTTATACAACAGCTCAGAGAGTTTATGGATGATTTGGAAACTCGTCTGAGGGGAACCGTGGAAACATTACCTTCTCAATGCTTTAAGCTTAGCTTTTCCAAGTGCGGTGAATTCTGCATGGCAAGGGGGGCTTTAGCTTTGACCTTAATGGACGATAGATAA
- the lpxA gene encoding acyl-ACP--UDP-N-acetylglucosamine O-acyltransferase — protein MKRIHPTAIISGEVELEEDVEIGPYSVLEGKITIAKGTKIGARVSIKGEVSIGRDCKIYDGAVIGEEPQHLKYAGEETKVIVGDRVIIREYVTIHRGTPFGTGVTVIESDVMLMAYAHVAHDCVVKRGAILANCATLGGHVEVGEYAFIGGLSAVHQWARVGDYAMVGGVSGVSLDIPPFTRASGQHAHLYGINTVGLERRGFSKEKINILKKAYRILFRSNLLRREAIELLLKDYGEHQEVLRLVEFIQSSKRGVARDAGKIL, from the coding sequence ATGAAACGCATTCATCCTACTGCCATCATAAGCGGAGAGGTTGAGCTTGAAGAGGATGTAGAGATTGGACCCTACAGCGTGCTTGAGGGAAAAATAACCATAGCCAAAGGAACTAAGATAGGAGCGAGGGTGAGCATAAAGGGAGAGGTTAGCATAGGAAGGGATTGCAAGATATACGACGGTGCGGTCATAGGAGAAGAGCCTCAACACCTTAAGTATGCAGGAGAGGAAACAAAGGTAATTGTAGGAGACAGGGTAATAATAAGGGAATACGTCACCATTCACAGGGGCACGCCCTTTGGAACAGGAGTGACTGTTATAGAAAGCGATGTTATGCTTATGGCTTATGCTCACGTTGCCCACGACTGTGTGGTAAAAAGAGGGGCTATATTGGCAAACTGTGCTACGCTTGGAGGTCATGTAGAGGTGGGAGAGTATGCATTTATTGGTGGCCTTTCTGCAGTCCATCAGTGGGCAAGGGTTGGAGACTACGCTATGGTGGGCGGTGTTTCGGGAGTTTCCTTAGACATTCCACCTTTTACAAGGGCTTCTGGCCAACACGCCCACCTATACGGTATAAACACCGTAGGGCTGGAAAGAAGGGGATTTTCAAAAGAAAAGATAAACATTCTAAAAAAGGCCTACCGTATCCTTTTTAGGAGCAATCTTTTGAGAAGAGAAGCCATAGAGCTTTTGCTCAAAGATTACGGAGAACATCAGGAAGTTCTAAGACTTGTAGAATTTATCCAAAGCAGTAAAAGGGGAGTAGCAAGAGATGCAGGTAAAATCCTTTAG
- a CDS encoding EscU/YscU/HrcU family type III secretion system export apparatus switch protein, whose amino-acid sequence MAERKKAIAIRYDSHKDTAPVVVAKGFGELAEKIIKTAKENGIPIVEDKELVSALIKVEVFEEIPPELYRAIAKILVFVKRIRA is encoded by the coding sequence ATGGCAGAAAGGAAAAAGGCGATAGCAATTAGATATGATTCCCACAAAGATACTGCACCGGTGGTTGTAGCAAAGGGGTTTGGAGAGCTGGCTGAGAAGATCATAAAGACCGCAAAAGAAAATGGAATACCCATCGTGGAGGATAAAGAGCTCGTATCTGCTCTTATAAAAGTGGAGGTTTTTGAGGAGATCCCACCAGAGCTTTACAGGGCGATAGCAAAGATTTTGGTCTTCGTAAAGCGAATAAGAGCTTAA